The following proteins are co-located in the Rattus norvegicus strain BN/NHsdMcwi chromosome 19, GRCr8, whole genome shotgun sequence genome:
- the Taf5l1 gene encoding TAF5-like RNA polymerase II p300/CBP-associated factor-associated factor 65 kDa subunit 5L isoform X1 translates to MTWTAMVFQAPGVEGQNQEAMGGRDSQTEICPHQVMKRVRTEQVQVAVSCYLKRRQYVDSEGPLKQGLRLSQTPEEMAANLTVQSESGCANAVSAAPCQAEPQQYEVQFGRLRNFLTDSDSQYSHEVMPLLYPLFVYLHLNLVQSGPKSTVESFYSRFHGMFLQNASQKDIIEQLQTTQTIQDILSNFQLRAFLDNKYVVRLQEDSYNYLIRYLQSDNNTALCKVLAVHIHLDVQPAKRTDYQLYASGGSSRSESSSLEPPDVPNPILQNEAALEVLQESIKRVKDGPPSLTTICFYAFYNTEQLLNTAEISSDSKLLAAGFDNSCIKLWSLRSKKLKSEPHCVDTSRVRLACDTLEEEESEDDDVGTEMKILRGHCGPVYSTRFLADSSGLLSCSEDMSIRYWDLGSFTNTVLYQGHAYPVWDVDISPYSLYFASGSHDRTARLWSFDRTYPLRIYAGHLADVDCVKFHPNSNYLATGSTDKTVRLWSAQQGNSVRLFTGHRGPVLSLSFSPNGKYLASAGEDQRLKLWDLASGTLFKELRGHTDSITSLAFSPDSGLIASASMDNSVRVWDIRSTCCNTPADGSSGELVGVYTGQMSNVLSVQFMACNLLLVTGITQENQEH, encoded by the exons ATGACATGGACTGCGATGGTGTTCCAGGCTCCAGGAGTAGAAGGGCAAAACCAAGAAGCCATGGGAGGAAGAGATAGCCAGACTGAGATTTGTCCACACCAG GTCATGAAACGAGTGCGCACGGAGCAGGTTCAGGTGGCAGTGTCCTGCTACCTCAAACGCCGGCAGTACGTGGACTCAGAAGGCCCTTTGAAGCAAGGCCTGAGACTCTCACAGACCCCTGAGGAGATGGCGGCCAACCTCACAG TCCAATCAGAATCTGGTTGTGCCAATGCGGTGTCTGCAGCCCCTTGCCAGGCAGAACCCCAGCAATATGAAGTACAGTTTGGACGACTGAGGAACTTTCTCACTG ATTCTGACTCCCAGTACAGCCATGAAGTTATGCCTCTCCTCTACCCTCTCTTTGTCTACCTCCACCTCAACCTGGTCCAGAGTGGCCCCAAGAGCACCGTGGAAAGCTTCTATAGCCGCTTCCATGGAATGTTCCTGCAGAATGCAAGTCAGAAGGACATCATCGAGCAACTGCAGACCACGCAGACCATCCAGGATATTCTGTCAAACTTCCAGCTTCGTGCATTCCTGGACAACAAGTATGTGGTCCGTCTCCAGGAAGATAGCTACAACTACCTTATCCGCTACCTCCAAAGCGACAACAACACTGCCCTGTGCAAGGTGCTCGCCGTGCACATTCACTTGGACGTGCAGCCTGCTAAGAGGACAGACTACCAGCTGTATGCCAGTGGTGGCTCCTCCCGCAGTGAAAGCAGCAGCCTGGAGCCACCAGATGTGCCCAACCCTATCCTGCAGAACGAGGCTGCCCTGGAGGTCTTGCAGGAGAGTATCAAGCGGGTCAAGGATGGACCTCCCTCCCTCACCACCATCTGCTTCTACGCCTTCTATAACACAGAGCAGCTGCTGAATACCGCAGAGATCTCCTCTGACAGCAAACTGCTGGCTGCTGGGTTTGACAACTCCTGCATAAAGCTCTGGAGCTTGCGGTCCAAAAAACTGAAGTCAGAGCCCCACTGTGTGGACACATCCCGTGTCCGGCTGGCTTGTGACactctggaggaggaggagagcgaAGACGATGACGTAGGCACGGAAATGAAGATTCTGCGGGGACACTGTGGCCCAGTGTATAGCACACGGTTCCTCGCGGACAGCTCAGGGCTGCTCTCTTGTTCTGAAGATATGTCCATCAGGTACTGGGACCTGGGGAGCTTCACCAACACTGTGCTGTATCAGGGACATGCCTACCCTGTGTGGGACGTGGACATCAGCCCCTACAGCCTGTACTTTGCCAGTGGGTCCCATGACCGTACCGCCAGGCTGTGGTCTTTTGATCGGACGTACCCGCTGAGGATATATGCGGGGCACCTGGCAGATGTGGACTGTGTCAAATTCCACCCCAACTCAAACTACTTAGCTACTGGCTCCACTGACAAAACTGTTCGTCTATGGAGTGCCCAGCAGGGGAACTCAGTGCGGCTTTTTACAGGTCACCGAGGCCCCgtgctctccctctccttttctcccaatGGTAAGTACTTGGCATCTGCTGGTGAGGACCAGCGGTTAAAGTTGTGGGACTTGGCCTCTGGGACACTTTTTAAAGAACTGAGAGGCCACACGGACAGCATCACCAGTCTGGCCTTTAGCCCGGACAGCGGTCTGATTGCTTCTGCCTCCATGGACAACTCTGTACGCGTCTGGGACATCAGAAGCACGTGCTGCAACACACCAGCTGACGGCTCTTCTGGGGAGCTTGTGGGCGTGTACACTGGGCAGATGAGCAACGTCCTGAGTGTACAGTTCATGGCCTGCAACCTCCTCCTAGTGACTGGAATCACACAAGAGAATCAAGAACATTAA
- the Taf5l1 gene encoding TAF5-like RNA polymerase II p300/CBP-associated factor-associated factor 65 kDa subunit 5L isoform X2 has product MKRVRTEQVQVAVSCYLKRRQYVDSEGPLKQGLRLSQTPEEMAANLTVQSESGCANAVSAAPCQAEPQQYEVQFGRLRNFLTDSDSQYSHEVMPLLYPLFVYLHLNLVQSGPKSTVESFYSRFHGMFLQNASQKDIIEQLQTTQTIQDILSNFQLRAFLDNKYVVRLQEDSYNYLIRYLQSDNNTALCKVLAVHIHLDVQPAKRTDYQLYASGGSSRSESSSLEPPDVPNPILQNEAALEVLQESIKRVKDGPPSLTTICFYAFYNTEQLLNTAEISSDSKLLAAGFDNSCIKLWSLRSKKLKSEPHCVDTSRVRLACDTLEEEESEDDDVGTEMKILRGHCGPVYSTRFLADSSGLLSCSEDMSIRYWDLGSFTNTVLYQGHAYPVWDVDISPYSLYFASGSHDRTARLWSFDRTYPLRIYAGHLADVDCVKFHPNSNYLATGSTDKTVRLWSAQQGNSVRLFTGHRGPVLSLSFSPNGKYLASAGEDQRLKLWDLASGTLFKELRGHTDSITSLAFSPDSGLIASASMDNSVRVWDIRSTCCNTPADGSSGELVGVYTGQMSNVLSVQFMACNLLLVTGITQENQEH; this is encoded by the exons ATGAAACGAGTGCGCACGGAGCAGGTTCAGGTGGCAGTGTCCTGCTACCTCAAACGCCGGCAGTACGTGGACTCAGAAGGCCCTTTGAAGCAAGGCCTGAGACTCTCACAGACCCCTGAGGAGATGGCGGCCAACCTCACAG TCCAATCAGAATCTGGTTGTGCCAATGCGGTGTCTGCAGCCCCTTGCCAGGCAGAACCCCAGCAATATGAAGTACAGTTTGGACGACTGAGGAACTTTCTCACTG ATTCTGACTCCCAGTACAGCCATGAAGTTATGCCTCTCCTCTACCCTCTCTTTGTCTACCTCCACCTCAACCTGGTCCAGAGTGGCCCCAAGAGCACCGTGGAAAGCTTCTATAGCCGCTTCCATGGAATGTTCCTGCAGAATGCAAGTCAGAAGGACATCATCGAGCAACTGCAGACCACGCAGACCATCCAGGATATTCTGTCAAACTTCCAGCTTCGTGCATTCCTGGACAACAAGTATGTGGTCCGTCTCCAGGAAGATAGCTACAACTACCTTATCCGCTACCTCCAAAGCGACAACAACACTGCCCTGTGCAAGGTGCTCGCCGTGCACATTCACTTGGACGTGCAGCCTGCTAAGAGGACAGACTACCAGCTGTATGCCAGTGGTGGCTCCTCCCGCAGTGAAAGCAGCAGCCTGGAGCCACCAGATGTGCCCAACCCTATCCTGCAGAACGAGGCTGCCCTGGAGGTCTTGCAGGAGAGTATCAAGCGGGTCAAGGATGGACCTCCCTCCCTCACCACCATCTGCTTCTACGCCTTCTATAACACAGAGCAGCTGCTGAATACCGCAGAGATCTCCTCTGACAGCAAACTGCTGGCTGCTGGGTTTGACAACTCCTGCATAAAGCTCTGGAGCTTGCGGTCCAAAAAACTGAAGTCAGAGCCCCACTGTGTGGACACATCCCGTGTCCGGCTGGCTTGTGACactctggaggaggaggagagcgaAGACGATGACGTAGGCACGGAAATGAAGATTCTGCGGGGACACTGTGGCCCAGTGTATAGCACACGGTTCCTCGCGGACAGCTCAGGGCTGCTCTCTTGTTCTGAAGATATGTCCATCAGGTACTGGGACCTGGGGAGCTTCACCAACACTGTGCTGTATCAGGGACATGCCTACCCTGTGTGGGACGTGGACATCAGCCCCTACAGCCTGTACTTTGCCAGTGGGTCCCATGACCGTACCGCCAGGCTGTGGTCTTTTGATCGGACGTACCCGCTGAGGATATATGCGGGGCACCTGGCAGATGTGGACTGTGTCAAATTCCACCCCAACTCAAACTACTTAGCTACTGGCTCCACTGACAAAACTGTTCGTCTATGGAGTGCCCAGCAGGGGAACTCAGTGCGGCTTTTTACAGGTCACCGAGGCCCCgtgctctccctctccttttctcccaatGGTAAGTACTTGGCATCTGCTGGTGAGGACCAGCGGTTAAAGTTGTGGGACTTGGCCTCTGGGACACTTTTTAAAGAACTGAGAGGCCACACGGACAGCATCACCAGTCTGGCCTTTAGCCCGGACAGCGGTCTGATTGCTTCTGCCTCCATGGACAACTCTGTACGCGTCTGGGACATCAGAAGCACGTGCTGCAACACACCAGCTGACGGCTCTTCTGGGGAGCTTGTGGGCGTGTACACTGGGCAGATGAGCAACGTCCTGAGTGTACAGTTCATGGCCTGCAACCTCCTCCTAGTGACTGGAATCACACAAGAGAATCAAGAACATTAA
- the Urb2 gene encoding unhealthy ribosome biogenesis protein 2 homolog, with the protein MAAVYSGISFKLKSKTTSWEDKLKLAHFAWISHQCFLPNKEQVLLDWARQSLVAFYKKKLELQEDIVERLWVYVDNILHSRRLQNLLKNGKTINLQISLVKIINEKIEEFSLSGSQRSICAILSCCQGILSAPALAVIYTAKPELIVALLSQLCWSACRQPEGAMTAKLFEVIHLALDHYLKLQQQQANPRRVFGDMTGHLFQPCLVLRHLLLGGTWTQASQGQLWQVLSRDIRSKIDAVLRGGVFRYDLLSSYKEELLEQQQENVKMGVLKNLLTPMDTVITRLVEPDYVKSDLHALVVASSVSLLYRLFLDSYLKEENQFLCFQVLPRLFGCLQISHLQEGQMEALSLSDWTTELLAVEQLLNLVATSNIYNVAADRIRHGETQFHFYRRVAELLINHSQASVPAWFRCLKILMSLNHLILEPDLDDLLSSAWIDAEVTEFRAKKAQEVLINTVFQTYAKLRQMPQLFQELLEVICRPAAEALRQPLLASGLSMALCACFLELPLSQILDTWSLVLDKFQSLVMPCLQSDTDMAFKAMSLSSLLHCIMFNMQSLDNNMPLPIIRRTQCMMERMLRELVKPLLGLLLDLWSPEPEPWQQKVSDSALLLSYTWAQVDTTLSLHCSQYYSLAVSLARAALDSSNLPLLLPGVETELWKKVEKCIAQSRSLSRYCLEQLYLQKVKRTLIRTSSQSKEALQTLRFDTAHILDSSRDCLSQKTVTAWDRQVSTMNESLYPVAHWHLIVSNLTVLIPYLCLNDVRYVATVLLRTLPTSKAQGSLAPGESYVTLEKISTALLHSPLFPEMQSLYSAFLTCIIAKCSNILCSGAHNDLSLSQQLPWLFGKDYHTLVAHWETRLAKVGSEGVEPRGEIAQNFLSMVKSGFPIKLHEDQLKDLLELFDVISALHLDSLWPSYHVHLFFLLFSMAVSTLGHCSCPLALQFLVKCYQLLSGLQRGRNARSVFRVMYVSDIFEVVLTSLLQASAEFQVREDDPAWLQLLQVSGVFLEQLMQMLIQAKLSLVLNFGKITAFLSKYSKGASSKELNIQNLRSRQLLLVALTKLCQSLGPCVKERRQLLEAPAALPELLQQAMMQMGAMLQLCLVPGTTGCRRRLPSVLLSAVPTLLEVDLSQHLREGQPKIAQVVDTDRALLSHVTLYQDVYTQLLEELPALSGNTQSFQAALRFLTLFLLAPEFHSKESSVFASIFYSVQKVLTGPCIPAPVTQDTEPHLGALLTQMFKAETTEHFGMVLQSILQGLDVTQAWRSDLQVVLCAIRLLNLLLKCPLSGEKASLLWRSCPQIVTALMLQHREACQEQPVALVVVEPILEVLAVLLRKGEESISNPHHVNLAFNILLTVPLEHLKPREFGSVFLKTHNVLFSILQCHSKVMLKAIPSFLNSFNRLLLSVLHEGRQKDQGSMDDLPVVLECARLVERMYSHIATRAEEFTTFSPFLVAQYVTEVQKVTLYPPVKNLLQEGIYLILDLCMERDIQFLRASLQSGARDVFKDLHSDYLKYHKAKHEGEKRYTA; encoded by the exons ATGGCTGCTGTTTATTCTGGTATTTCCTTTAAACTTAAAAGCAAGACAACTTCCTGGGAAGATAAACTAAAATTAGCTCACTTTGCTTGGATTTCTCATCAGTGCTTTCTACCAAATAAAGAACAA gttTTACTTGATTGGGCAAGACAGTCATTGGTTGCATTTTATAAGAAGAAGCTTGAACTGCAGGAAGATATTGTTGAAAGGCTCTGGGTCTATGTAGATAACATTCTACATAGCAGGAGATTACAGAATCTCCTCAAGAATGGAAAGACTATAAATCTTCAGATTTCCCTTGTCAAG ATCATAAATGAGAAAATCGAAGAGTTCTCACTTTCGGGATCCCAGAGGAGTATCTGCGCCATCCTGAGTTGCTGCCAGGGCATCCTCTCAGCACCTGCCCTTGCTGTCATCTACACAGCCAAACCAGAGCTTATTGTGGCTTTGCTGAGCCAGCTCTGCTGGTCAGCCTGCAGACAACCAGAAGGAGCCATGACAGCCAAGCTATTTGAGGTCATTCATCTGGCTCTTGACCATTACCTCAAACTTCAGCAGCAACAAGCCAACCCTAGGCGTGTCTTTGGAGATATGACTGGCCACCTCTTCCAGCCCTGCCTAGTCCTGAGACACTTGCTTTTGGGGGGCACATGGACACAGGCTAGTCAGGGTCAGCTATGGCAGGTACTGAGCCGAGATATCAGGAGTAAGATTGATGCTGTTCTTCGAGGTGGCGTTTTTCGATATGATTTACTCTCATCCTATAAAGAGGAGCTCCTGGAACAGCAACAAGAGAACGTAAAGATGGGAGTCCTGAAGAATCTCCTCACTCCGATGGACACTGTGATTACGAGACTGGTGGAGCCTGACTATGTCAAATCAGACCTGCATGCTTTGGTTGTGGCCAGCTCAGTATCCTTGTTGTACAGACTCTTTCTGGACTCATACCTTAAGGAAGAAAACCAGTTTCTCTGCTTTCAGGTTCTCCCCAGGTTGTTTGGCTGCTTGCAAATTTCACACCTGCAGGAGGGACAGATGGAAGCCCTGTCCCTCTCAGATTGGACCACAGAGCTTCTGGCTGTAGAGCAACTACTAAACTTAGTGGCCACCAGTAACATCTACAATGTAGCTGCTGACAGGATTCGGCATGGGGAGACACAGTTCCACTTCTACCGCCGTGTGGCTGAGCTGCTGATCAACCATTCACAAGCATCTGTGCCAGCTTGGTTTCGCTGCCTCAAGATTCTGATGTCTCTAAATCATTTGATTTTAGAGCCAGACCTGGATGACCTGTTGTCTTCGGCTTGGATAGATGCAGAAGTAACAGAATTTCGAGCCAAAAAAGCCCAGGAGGTACTTATTAACACTGTCTTCCAGACGTATGCCAAGCTCCGACAGATGCCACAGTTGTTTCAGGAGCTTTTAGAGGTGATCTGCCGTCCAGCTGCTGAGGCACTTCGACAGCCTTTGCTTGCCTCAGGCCTCTCTATGGCTCTCTGTGCTTGTTTTTTGGAGCTGCCACTGAGTCAGATCCTGGATACATGGTCCCTTGTACTGGATAAGTTCCAGTCTTTAGTCATGCCCTGTTTGCAGAGTGATACTGATATGGCTTTTAAGGCAATGTCACTTAGCTCTCTGCTACACTGCATCATGTTCAACATGCAGAGTCTGGACAATAACATGCCTCTGCCCATCATCAGACGGACACAGTGCATGATGGAGAGGATGCTGAGAGAGCTTGTGAAGCCCCTTTTGGGCCTTCTCCTGGACCTCTGGAGCCCAGAGCCTGAGCCGTGGCAGCAGAAGGTGAGTGACTCTGCACTCTTACTCTCTTACACCTGGGCTCAGGTGGACACTACCCTGAGTTTGCACTGCAGCCAGTATTATTCTCTGGCAGTCTCCCTAGCCAGGGCTGCACTGGACAGCTCAAACCTCCCTTTGTTGCTACCAGGTGTGGAAACAGAGCTTTGGAAGAAGGTGGAAAAGTGTATAGCCCAGTCCAGGTCTCTCAGTAGGTACTGCTTAGAACAGCTGTACCTTCAGAAGGTGAAAAGGACTTTAATTCGGACTAGTTCCCAGTCCAAAGAAGCCCTTCAAACCTTGAGGTTTGACACTGCCCACATTCTTGATTCTAGCAGAGACTGTTTAAGTCAGAAGACAGTAACTGCCTGGGATAGGCAGGTGTCGACGATGAATGAGTCCTTGTATCCTGTAGCACACTGGCACTTGATTGTATCAAACCTTACAGTTTTAATACCATATCTTTGTTTGAATGATGTGAGATATGTGGCCACTGTCTTGTTAAGAACTTTACCAACAAGTAAAGCCCAGGGAAGCTTGGCACCTGGTGAGTCATATGTCACACTTGAGAAAATATCCACAGCCCTCCTTCACAGCCCTCTCTTTCCAGAGATGCAGTCCCTCTATTCTGCCTTCCTGACTTGCATCATTGCAAAATGTTCTAACATTCTGTGCTCTGGTGCGCATAATGATCTGAGTCTTAGTCAGCAGCTCCCCTGGCTTTTTGGAAAGGACTACCACACACTTGTGGCTCACTGGGAAACCAGATTGGCCAAAGTTGGATCTGAAGGTGTAGAACCAAGAGGAGAAATTGCCCAGAATTTTCTATCCATGGTCAAGAGTGGTTTTCCAATCAAGCTGCATGAAGATCAACTGAAAGACCTCCTGGAGCTCTTCGATGTCATCTCTGCCCTCCACCTGGACAGCCTCTGGCCATCTTACCACGTGCATTTGTTTTTCCTGCTGTTCTCCATGGCCGTCTCCACATTAGGGCATTGCTCTTGCCCCCTAGCCCTCCAGTTCTTGGTGAAGTGCTACCAGCTCCTCAGTGGCCTGCAGAGAGGAAGGAACGCCCGCTCCGTATTCAGGGTCATGTACGTTAGTGACATCTTTGAGGTGGTGCTGACTTCACTGTTGCAAGCCAGTGCAGAGTTTCAAGTTAGGGAGGATGACCCTGCTTGGCTGCAGCTTCTTCAAGTGTCAGGGGTGTTCTTGGAACAGCTCATGCAAATGCTTATCCAAGCAAAGCTGAGCTTGGTGCTCAATTTTGGGAAAATCACTGCCTTTCTCTCCAAGTACAGTAAGGGAGCTTCCAGCAAAGAATTGAATATCCAGAACCTTCGGAGCAGGCAACTGCTTCTGGTGGCTCTAACCAAATTGTGTCAAAGTTTGGGGCCTTGTGTTAAGGAGCGGAGGCAGCTATTGGAGGCCCCAGCAGCACTCCCTGAGCTGCTGCAGCAGGCCATGATGCAGATGGGGGCCATGCTGCAGCTCTGCTTAGTGCCTGGGACTACAGGCTGCCGCCGCCGCCTGCCTTCAGTTCTCCTCTCAGCTGTCCCTACACTTTTAGAAGTAGACCTGAGCCAGCACCTCAGGGAAGGACAGCCCAAAATTGCTCAAGTGGTGGATACCGACAGAGCACTGCTTTCTCATGTGACACTTTACCAGGATGTCTACACTCAGTTGCTGGAGGAGTTGCCAGCCCTGTCGGGGAATACTCAGTCTTTCCAGGCGGCGTTGCGATTTCTAACCTTGTTCCTTTTGGCCCCAGAGTTCCATTCCAAGGAGAGCTCTGTTTTTGCTTCCATATTTTATTCTGTGCAGAAAGTTCTTACAG GTCCATGCATACCTGCTCCAGTCACTCAGGATACTGAGCCTCATCTGGGAGCCCTGCTCACCCAAATGTTTAAGGCTGAGACAACAGAGCACTTTGGGATGGTACTGCAGTCTATTCTTCAGGGGCTGGATGTCACTCAGGCATGGAGGTCGGATCTACAG GTTGTTTTGTGTGCCATTAGACTACTCAACCTGCTGCTCAAATGTCCACTCAGTGGAGAAAAGGCGAGTTTGCTATGGCGTTCTTGCCCCCAGATAGTGACGGCTCTGATG CTGCAACACCGAGAGGCCTGCCAGGAGCAGCCTGTGGCCCTAGTAGTGGTTGAGCCTATTCTTGAAGTGTTGGCTGTTCTGCTTCGGAAAGGGGAGGAGAGCATCAGCAACCCTCACCATGTCAACCTGGCCTTTAACATCTTGCTCACAGTCCCTCTTGAGCACCTGAAGCCACGGGAGTTTGGCAGTGTCTTCCTGAAGACGCACAATGTGCTCTTCTCCATCTTGCAGTGCCACTCTAAG